The Hymenobacter sp. DG25A nucleotide sequence GGTTCGGGCTTATTTTTCAGGCAGATAAAGTAAGTATTTGGCCGTGGGGAAGGAGGGCCCCGCGCCGTTACAAACTCCTGACTGGCCATAGTCGGCCGGTTTTTCGTACATAGTGGGCTTTAACCTGCGCCATTTCCTCGCGTAGGATAATTCTCACCCTCGCAGGCTCTTCTCATTGCCTGCCCACCTACGTTGCACGCATGGCCAAACGCACTTCTAAAAAGCCCCCCCCGAGGCGCTGATCGAAAATCCGCCTGTAGATTCGGGAGCCGCTGCCCCCACACCCAAAGCGCGGGTGAAAGCCAAGCAACTGGTCCCCAGGAATGATGCTGATACCAGTGGCAAGTCGGAAGCCCTCCACCATATAGATTCCATTACCCCGGAGGCCGTAAACGAGCGTTTAGAGCTGATTTTTGAAGGGCTGCGGCAAAAATCCACCGCCAAGCAGGCTATTTACCGCAATACTCTGGCCGCCTTTGATCTGCTGCGCAAGGTTTCGCGGGAGCTGGTGGTGGAGCTGAGCGGCAAGCTCACGCCCGTAGACGCCAGCGTGGCCATTGAGTATGTGCCCGTCAATGAAATGGAGTTTCACATCCGGTTTTCCGGCGACCTGCTCATTTTTGTGCTGCACTCCAATATTGTCACCTTCCCCGATGACTATGGCCCTATGCGCACCGACTACGTGGAGGCAGATTTCCGCCGTCGCTTCTTCGGGCATATTATGGCCTATAACTTCATGGCCGACAGCATTAAATACCAACGCATGAACGACCCCGGCTACCTGGTAGGCCGCCTGCTCATCAACATTGATAGTCACTACTTCCTGGAAGGCGTGCAGCAGCTGGAAATGCCCGATCTGGATATGTCCGATAACTTGGTGACTTCCGACGCCATGAAGCTGTTTGTGGAAAGCGCCATGATTGCCGCCGTCAACAACGACCTGATTGCCCCGCCGCTGCCGGAAATCCAGAAGATTACCGTCAAGCAAAAAATAGAAAATCAGCAGGTAAGCCGCGGCAGCAAAGTAGGCTTCAGCTTCTCGCACCAGCAGCGCCCCGGCGTAGATGGCCTGATTTACTAGTGACTTATCAGCCGAAACCCACCAACCAAAAAGGCTTTCCAATACGGAAAGCCTTTTTGGTTGAGTACCATAGTCGGAAACGGACTTAGCGGCGCAGATAGCCTACTTTCTCGCGCACCTTATTGAGTACTTCGGAGCCATAGGCCTGGGCCTTGCGGGCGCCTTCCGCCAGGCGGGCATCTACCTCGGGCAGGTTGTTCATGTAGAAGTTGAACTGCTCCCGCTCGGTGGCAAAGCGGCGCATAATCACTTCAAACAGGGCTTGTTTGGCGTGGCCATAGCCGTAGCCGCCGGCCAGGTAGCGCTGGCGCATGTCCTCCGTTTCGGCGGGCGTGGCCAGCAGGGAGTACAGCTTGAAGGTGGTATCGGTATCGGGGTTTTTGGGTGCTTCCAGCGGGGTGCTGTCCGATACAATGCTGCGCACGGTTTTGAGCAGGGCTTTTTCTTCGGCGAATATGTCGATGATGTTGCCGTAGCTCTTGCTCATTTTCGCTCCGTCGAGGCCCGGAATGGTCATAAGCTGCTCATCTACGCGGGCCTGAGGCAGCACGAAGGTTTCGCCGTAGCGGTTGTTGAAGGCCGAGGCAATGTCGCGGGCTATTTCCAGGTGCTGAATCTGGTCTTTGCCCACGGGCACAAACTCGGCATCATACAGCAGAATATCGGCGGCCATGAGCACGGGGTACGTAAACAGGCCCGCATTCACATCGGAGAGCCGGTCGCTTTTGTCCTTGAATGAGTGCGCGTTGGCCAGCATGGGGAAGGGCGTGAAGCAGGAGAGGTACCACGTCAGCTCCGTTACCTGCGGCACATCCGACTGGCGGTAGAACAGGTTCTTCTCCGTATTGAAGCCACAGGCCAGCCATGCGGCCGCTACCGCGTAGGTGTTTTGCCGCAGCGTTTCCGCATCGCGCACCGTGGTGAGCGAGTGCAGGTCAGCAATGAAGTACAGGGAGTCATTGGCGGTGTTTTTCGACAGCTCAATGGCCGGAAGAATGGCACCCAGCAGATTGCCCAGGTGCGGGCGGCCAGTGCTTTGAATGCCGGTAAGAATGCGGGACATAGAAAGTTGTAAAGACGTCTATTTAAAGGGTTGCCCCGTGTTCAGGGCGTGAACGAAGGCCTGCAGGTTGCCATGCCATATTTTGCCTTCGGTAAGAAGTTTGGTTAGATCCGGCCGCGCAGTAACATATGCCCCGAGCATAGATTTGATGGCAGCATTTTCTTTCGCTGAGTTATTACCACGGATGACGGTTGGGGTGCTATAGCTTTTGGCGCCGCGCAATAACTGCACTGCTTGTGGAAAGCTGCCAGCACCCATGCTCGTTGGGGATTTCACGGTGTATTCGTAACGCATCAACAGAACCTGCCCGCTATCCAAAAGTGCTACGAACACCTCATCAACAATTTCTCCCGAAAAACCCGAGTTGATTTCAAAACCACTGGCAGTCCGGTAGCGCTGCTGCTCTATTTTGAAGCTGTAAATGTCCTTCGGGGTCAGTTTACTGGTTTTCCCGTCTTTGTCTTTTGCAATCAGTAGTTTGTCGTTCTTGAGCTTCAGCTGCGCGGTGTGCTGCACCTGACGGCTTTTGTCGAGAATATAAGCGCCCGGCTTAAAGTTATTGAACTGGGCAAATAGTAGTTGGGGTATAAACAGCCCAATAAAGGCGAGAAATAGAATAATGCGCATCAAGACTTGTCAGAAGAGACTTTAAATAATACCAGCTTACACGCTAACATCCGCCACTGCTTCCTGCTGCAGTTCCGTGGTTTCTTCTTTACCCAGATACCGGTCAATCAGGAAATGGGCCACGTAGAGTAGTGGGGTAAGCAGAATAGCCGCTGCGAATTTATACCAGTAATTGGTGTTGGCCACCCGTAGCACCTGGTCAAAAGACCAGTTGCCAAACAGATAGAATGCCACAAACAGCACCACAAACGAATCAACCAGCTGCGAAATAAGCGTGGAGCCCGTAGCGCGCAGCCACACCATGCGGCTGCCCGTAATGCGGCGCAGTGCCTGAAATACGGTGGCATCCAGTACCTGACCAATCAGAAAGGCTACGATGGAGCCTGTGATAATGCCCAGGCCCTGCCGGAAAATGCTCTGGTAGGCAAAATTAATGTTGAAGGGCCGGCCCTGCGCATCCACCTTGTTCACATCCAGCCAGAAAGCCGCCGGGGGCAGGTGCGTGGTGAGCAGAATAATCAGGAAGGCATAAAGAATCAGCGCTACCGTCAGAAAGCTGACGCGTAGCACGCCTTCCCGCCCAAAGTATTCATTGATAATATCGGTGGTGATGAACACCGCGGGCCAGATCAGGACGCCGGCCGTCAGGTCGCCGGGAATAGCGACGGGGATGCCCAGCAAGGCATTGGCCGAGAAAATCTTCACTCCAATGATTTCCGCCAGCAGCGCATTTACCACAAAAATGCCGCTCAGAACCAGATACAGCTGCTGTTTTTTACGCGCAAAGGAGGAGACGGGGTGCATGGTGCATAGGGGGGTATGAGTCGTTCAGCATGGAGCGAGGAATCGGAGTACACGCTACCCGGATTCCGCACGCATTGACAGAAGATGTTAAACCAGAATGGCCGTGGTGGGCACACTGACAATCGTGCCTTCCAGCGCCAGCTGCGTGTTGGAAAACTCCGTGCGGGCTTCGCGCAGCAGGGGTTCCAGGTCGCGGTAGCGGGAGGAAAAGTGCCCGATGAGCAGTTGCCCAACGTCTGCAATCCGGGCCAGCTCGCCGGCCTGGCGGGCGGTGGAGTGCAGCGTTACCGCGGCCCGTTCCCGGAGTTCCTCCAGGAAAGTGGCTTCATGGTAGAGGATATCCACTTTGTGCACCATCTCAGCCATAGAAGGGGTGAAGACGGTATCGGAGCAGAAGGCATAGCTGCGGGCGTGTTTGGGCGGGCCGGCCACATCGGCGTGGCGCACCAGTAAGGCACCCGTAGTCTCATCTACCACATCTTCGCCTTGGGAAAGCTGGTGCAGCTGGGGTGGGGTGAGGCCAGCGGGCAGCAGCTCCCGCACCAGGGAGCGGCGGCGCGGCTGCTCCCGGAACAGGTAGCCGCAGCACGGAATGCGGTGGTGCATGGGCATGGTATGCACCGTTACGTTACGGTCCTCATACACCAGCAGGTGCTGGGCGGGGTCAATCAGGGTGTACTCCAGCTCAAAGCCCAGCTCGGTGCCGGAGTGGCGAAATTGCGTGGTCAGGACTTCATCCAGGCCGGCGGGGCCAAACAGGCGAAGCGGCTCGGTGCGGCCCTGCAGGTGCATGGTGCCCAGCAGGCCAAACAGCCCAAAGAAATGGTCGCCGTGCAGGTGGCTGATAAAGATAACCTTGAGGCGGTGGGGACTGATCTTGTGCTCCAGCAGCCGCCGCTGCGTACCCTCGCCGCAGTCCAGCAGGTACAGCATGTTGCCCACGGTCAGAACTTGGGCCGTGTGATGACGATTGGGAACCGGCGTGGCCGAACCACTGCCTAGTATTCTTAGCTCAAACTCCAAGGCGGCTGTGGGCTACCGCTACTAGCGGCTGTGTGCGTGGGGAATAAAAAAAGCTGTTGGCCGTTAGCTGTCAGCTTATAAAAACTAACAGCTAACGGCCAACAGCTCTAAGCATAAAAAGCTATTCTTTGCTCGTCAGGTCACGCTCAATGGCGTGCAGAAAAATGCGGTCAATGCCTTCTTCCACGGTAGGCAGAATGTTCAACACCGACTCCAGCTTGCTGATGGTGATGAGCTTCATAACGTGGTCCTGCAGGCCGGTAAGAACCAGCAAACCGCCAGTGGAGTTGCACAAACGGTTGGCAATCAGGATAGAACTTAAGCCTGAGGAGTCCGTGTACTTCACATTGGTGAGGTCCAGGATCAGGTTGTTGATCCCCTCGGCATTCAGTTTCACAAACTCCGATTTCAGGTCAGGCGCAACGGTGGTGTCGAGCTTCTTCTCGTCAATCGTGATGATTGTGTAAGTTTCTTTTTTATCAATCGTGTACTTCATGCCGTCGGGAAATTCGGTGGTTGCGAGAGTTGCGAAGGTAGTAAAAAAAATGGTTGTATAAAGCGGGTGAATCAGCGCCGGCCCGACTTACCCAGCCCGAAGGTAAGGCTTGCCCAGGCACTTTGCCAATCGGCCGTTTTAGCGTCCGGATGCCGGTGCATGCGGACGGCCGTTATCAGTACTTCTACCGGCGTTGGGGGCAGGCGCACCAGCACGCGGCCCTCCCCAGAGGTATAAACATGCTGCACCGTGGCCGGCTGAGCGGCGGGGCCGGCTTTCAGCCAGATATGCACCAGCTGGCCACGCGCCGGAAGGCCGTTTTCCAGCACCCGCACCGTAATGGAGGTGCCAGGGCGCAGGGCGTAGGGGTTCTGTTCGGGCACTAATTCCAGGGCCTGGCCCAGCACCGCATTGAAAGGCCCGGCAGTGGCCGTGCCCACCTGCACCAGGGTTTTGGCGCAGCGGCGGTAAGCCTCGCGGGCCGGTTTATCCAGCTGCTTGCGCCGTTGCCGCGTCAGCAGCACTTGGTCCAGGCCTTCTGTTTTCAGATAGTTGTTAAAATCGGTGGCCGTCTGGGTCAGGCTGGCCTCGGTGCTGGTGAGGCCGATAAGATGCGTGCCCGACTCGTTCAGGGCCAGCGTGGTTTGCAGCGTGTCCTGCTGGGTAGCTACCTGGGTAAGGTCTGTGGTATCGTTGGGGGCATAATGGAGCAGCTGCGCCACCCGCTGGCTGTTGCCGGTCCACCGCTCACCCTTAAACTGCTGGCCGATGAGGCGATACACATACACGGTAGCGCCCGGCGAAACATGGTATTGGCTGGGGTGCAGCCAAAAATCATTGCCCAGCGCAACCTGGCCCAGCAAAAAAGCCGCGTAAAGCATCAAAACCTTAGAAAAGCGGGGGAGGGGATGCATGCGGAAAGGGAGCTGGCAGGAAGCTGAAAGATACCACCAAAGTACAAGATGATGGCATTTTCGAAAAAAAACCAGCTTGGACTTAACAAGCAGATATACGCAAGAGTATTATGTTTGTTTAATGTTCAACCATAAAAAGTTAAACAAAATGCGGACATCCTCTTTCTTCCAATCGGGAGCGTACCTACGCTTGCTCATTCTGGGACTGTGCGGGGCGCTGAGCCTTAGCCTAAGTGCCTGCAACGATGATGACGATGATGCGCCAGCCACTCCGGCGCAGAATATTGTGCAGGTGGCGCAAAGCAATGCCAGCTTCAGCACCCTGGTGGCGGCAGTTGTGAAAGCAGATCTGGCTACTACGCTGAGCGGTGCCGGGCCTTTCACGGTGTTTGCGCCTACCAATGAGGCATTTGCCAAGCTGGCCCCGCCTTTCAATACTGCCGCCAATATTTCGGCCATTACCAATACCGCCCAAATCAGCCAGCTGCGGGGTATTTTGCTCTACCACGTGGTGGGAGCCAATATTAAGGCCGCCGATATTGCTGCCGGTGCCAGCAGCCAGACCACTGCCCGCCCGGCCAGCATGGTGGGTGGGGCCTCCACCAACGACAATACCCTGTATCTGAGCAAGAGTAACGCCGGAGTATTCCTCAACGGCAACACCAAGGTGGTTACGCCCGATGTAAGCGCCAGCAATGGCACCATTCACGCCATTGATAACGTCCTGATGCCGCCTACGCAGACCATTGCGCAGATTGTAACGGCCAGTGCCAGTGCTGCCACTCCGGAGTTTACCTATCTGCTGGAGGCCTTGAAGCGCCCGGCCGCCGCGGCCGTCCTCGCCGCCGCCGGTGACCCTAGTGCCAACGTGACGGTATTTGCGCCTACCGATGCTGCCTTCCGGGCGCTGTTGGGCTCCACTCCGCTGAGCGCTGTTTCCGATGCTGATCTGCTGGCCATACTCAGCCTGCATGTGGTGGGTTCCGGCCGGGTATTCTCTTCGGATCTGGCCCCCGGTAACGTAGCCACCCTGGGTGGCAATATTACCGTAGCCTCCGCTGGTGGCGGCTTTACCTTAAAAGGCGGCAGTGGAACCGCAGCCGACATTGCCGCGGCCAATGTGCTGGCCACTAACGGAGTGGTCCACGTTATTGATCAGGTTATTCAGCCTTAATGCCGGAAGCGTAGGTTAGCGAGCAGCATGGCCTTATAGGTAAGGCCATGCTGCTCGTGGCTGCCCAGCTAAAACAAGTTGCTGCTGCGGGTTGTGAGGTTGAATAAACAGCGGAATGCCACATGCTTATGTGATTGACGGGACAGAAAGCGGGCGGTATTTTTGGAGACTACCCAGTGTTGCGCCTCATGCATTTCCTTCTAGAGTATATCGATTATTTCGTGATGGGGACGGCGGTGCTGGCTACGGTCTGGTATTGTCGCTTCGCTTACACCACTTTCCGGCCGCCCATTCGGGTGGGAGCCTTATGGGCGCTGATTCTGGGGCCCATGCTAGTAGCAGTAAGCATGCTGGCCCATTTAGCTGAAAACCTCTACCACGCGCTGGAGCGGGTGCTGCAGCATGCCTTTCACTTCGACTTTCGCTTTTATTCCCTGATGCTGATGGGAGTGGTGTTTCTGGGAATCAGCAGCTACATGCTCTGGCAGGTATGGCTGCTGTGCCGTGGCCGCTCCCGGGCGAGCCGCCAAATATGGTGGGCTGCCTTGGTGCTGAGTGGGCTGAGCGCACCCACTGTAGTATTTACTCCCATTGGGCTGCTGCCCACGCTGGCCTGCGTGGTTTCTGTGGTAGGCCTGCGGTTTATCTACAAGCCCATTGAGGAGCTGCAGCCAGTAGCCTAGCTGCGCTCCAGGGCCAGCTCGTAGGCCCGGTCGTAGTACACGCGCAGGTACTTCCAGTCGAACATCTCAGAAGAGCTTTCCACCTTGTTGCGCTGCATAATCCGCTCACGGCGGCTTTGCAGCACAAAATCCCAGAGCACCGAGGTCAGCTGCTCGGCGGCCTCATCAAAGCTGCGCTCCTTGCGCTCAATCACATATATGCCCTTATCTTCATTGTCGGGTACGTTTTGCATCACGTAGTCGCCAAAGCCGGAAAGGTCGCTGGTGATGGCCGGTACGCCGCGGGCCACGCACTCCAGGGGCGTATAGCCCCAGGGCTCGTAGTAACTGGGGAAAATGCCCAGGTGGCAGCCGCGCACAAACTGCCCGTACTCCATACCAAACAGGGGCGAGATAGGCGATACGAAGTCCGGGTGGTACACGATTTTCACCCGGTCGTGGCGGTTGTTCACCAGGTTGGCACGGCGCACAAAGTCCAGAATATCGTCGTTGTGGTCGTCTATCAGGTTGTGGGTGATGACCGGGGGCAGGCTGGTGGTTTTCCAGCTTTGCAGGGTGCGGCGGTAGCGCAGCTTCCAGTAGTCATCCACCATAGCGGTGAGGTCAGGCAGGCGGTGGTCGGTGCTGGCGGCGGCGGCGTAGAACATCCGCTCGCCCACCTGCTGCTCAATGGCCTGGCAGGTTTCGCGCACCTCGTTCAGAATAGCCCGGCTTTGCAGCACCTGCGGATTAATGCTGTGGAAAGGCCGCTTGGTGATAAAGAACATTACCACCTGCCCATCTATCCCGCTTTCCTGAATGCGGTGGTTGAGGCGGGCCAGGGCTTCCAGGGTTAAATCGAAGCCCTTGTTGTGGTACTCGTAGCGCCCCGAGGTGAAGAGGTAGAGTGTGTTATCGAGGTCAAAAGAGTAGCTTTGAAAGAAGTGCGCCATCACGAACTCGTGAATCTTGGCTTTGTACTGCTGGTGCAGGTTCTGGAACTCGTGCAGGGCCACAAACCGCTCAATGTTGAGGCCGTTGGGTAGCACCGCGTCCGGAATGCGGTCCAGCAGGTAGATGCACTCCCGCACGGTCAGCTCGCTCACCGTGGTGAAAACGTGGGCGCCGTGGGCGGCAGCCCGCTCAATGCGCACGGCGGTTTCAATGTTGAAGTTGCGCGCCTCCGCTTCCCAGTTCACCTGCATGAGGTGGTCATAGAAGTTGGGGTCGTTCATGGCCAGGTAGCGGCCCAGCAGGGTGGCGTGCGTGGTAAAGAGCAGGTGGGCCGGCGTTTGCTCCCGGCGCAGGTCCGGAATGGCTACGCCCGTCATCCATTCATGAAAGTGCACTAC carries:
- the trpS gene encoding tryptophan--tRNA ligase encodes the protein MSRILTGIQSTGRPHLGNLLGAILPAIELSKNTANDSLYFIADLHSLTTVRDAETLRQNTYAVAAAWLACGFNTEKNLFYRQSDVPQVTELTWYLSCFTPFPMLANAHSFKDKSDRLSDVNAGLFTYPVLMAADILLYDAEFVPVGKDQIQHLEIARDIASAFNNRYGETFVLPQARVDEQLMTIPGLDGAKMSKSYGNIIDIFAEEKALLKTVRSIVSDSTPLEAPKNPDTDTTFKLYSLLATPAETEDMRQRYLAGGYGYGHAKQALFEVIMRRFATEREQFNFYMNNLPEVDARLAEGARKAQAYGSEVLNKVREKVGYLRR
- a CDS encoding queuosine precursor transporter; this translates as MHPVSSFARKKQQLYLVLSGIFVVNALLAEIIGVKIFSANALLGIPVAIPGDLTAGVLIWPAVFITTDIINEYFGREGVLRVSFLTVALILYAFLIILLTTHLPPAAFWLDVNKVDAQGRPFNINFAYQSIFRQGLGIITGSIVAFLIGQVLDATVFQALRRITGSRMVWLRATGSTLISQLVDSFVVLFVAFYLFGNWSFDQVLRVANTNYWYKFAAAILLTPLLYVAHFLIDRYLGKEETTELQQEAVADVSV
- a CDS encoding ribonuclease Z, which encodes MEFELRILGSGSATPVPNRHHTAQVLTVGNMLYLLDCGEGTQRRLLEHKISPHRLKVIFISHLHGDHFFGLFGLLGTMHLQGRTEPLRLFGPAGLDEVLTTQFRHSGTELGFELEYTLIDPAQHLLVYEDRNVTVHTMPMHHRIPCCGYLFREQPRRRSLVRELLPAGLTPPQLHQLSQGEDVVDETTGALLVRHADVAGPPKHARSYAFCSDTVFTPSMAEMVHKVDILYHEATFLEELRERAAVTLHSTARQAGELARIADVGQLLIGHFSSRYRDLEPLLREARTEFSNTQLALEGTIVSVPTTAILV
- a CDS encoding STAS domain-containing protein; amino-acid sequence: MKYTIDKKETYTIITIDEKKLDTTVAPDLKSEFVKLNAEGINNLILDLTNVKYTDSSGLSSILIANRLCNSTGGLLVLTGLQDHVMKLITISKLESVLNILPTVEEGIDRIFLHAIERDLTSKE
- a CDS encoding DUF4198 domain-containing protein; the encoded protein is MLYAAFLLGQVALGNDFWLHPSQYHVSPGATVYVYRLIGQQFKGERWTGNSQRVAQLLHYAPNDTTDLTQVATQQDTLQTTLALNESGTHLIGLTSTEASLTQTATDFNNYLKTEGLDQVLLTRQRRKQLDKPAREAYRRCAKTLVQVGTATAGPFNAVLGQALELVPEQNPYALRPGTSITVRVLENGLPARGQLVHIWLKAGPAAQPATVQHVYTSGEGRVLVRLPPTPVEVLITAVRMHRHPDAKTADWQSAWASLTFGLGKSGRR
- a CDS encoding fasciclin domain-containing protein; translated protein: MRTSSFFQSGAYLRLLILGLCGALSLSLSACNDDDDDAPATPAQNIVQVAQSNASFSTLVAAVVKADLATTLSGAGPFTVFAPTNEAFAKLAPPFNTAANISAITNTAQISQLRGILLYHVVGANIKAADIAAGASSQTTARPASMVGGASTNDNTLYLSKSNAGVFLNGNTKVVTPDVSASNGTIHAIDNVLMPPTQTIAQIVTASASAATPEFTYLLEALKRPAAAAVLAAAGDPSANVTVFAPTDAAFRALLGSTPLSAVSDADLLAILSLHVVGSGRVFSSDLAPGNVATLGGNITVASAGGGFTLKGGSGTAADIAAANVLATNGVVHVIDQVIQP
- a CDS encoding glycosyltransferase — protein: MPHSTPDIVAPEALLVEVAWEVCNQVGGIYTVIRSKVPATVQGWQDRYCLLGPYFANQAQAEFEPLSETQLAAARDPFARAVRRMRAAGYDVQYGVWLITGRPRAVLLNPFQAYPRLGDIKRDLWEHHGIPTPDNDDLLHQVEAFGLLAKEYIQALTAEVEEQKVVVHFHEWMTGVAIPDLRREQTPAHLLFTTHATLLGRYLAMNDPNFYDHLMQVNWEAEARNFNIETAVRIERAAAHGAHVFTTVSELTVRECIYLLDRIPDAVLPNGLNIERFVALHEFQNLHQQYKAKIHEFVMAHFFQSYSFDLDNTLYLFTSGRYEYHNKGFDLTLEALARLNHRIQESGIDGQVVMFFITKRPFHSINPQVLQSRAILNEVRETCQAIEQQVGERMFYAAAASTDHRLPDLTAMVDDYWKLRYRRTLQSWKTTSLPPVITHNLIDDHNDDILDFVRRANLVNNRHDRVKIVYHPDFVSPISPLFGMEYGQFVRGCHLGIFPSYYEPWGYTPLECVARGVPAITSDLSGFGDYVMQNVPDNEDKGIYVIERKERSFDEAAEQLTSVLWDFVLQSRRERIMQRNKVESSSEMFDWKYLRVYYDRAYELALERS